In Candidatus Contubernalis alkalaceticus, the following proteins share a genomic window:
- a CDS encoding tyrosine-type recombinase/integrase — protein sequence MREKECLLDELMQEFIAFKRSMGYAYGQEAYHLVKFKELCYSMGCYDIPGKKEFQLWMMRKPSELPQSQHRRVSSARGFHIYLRKMSIDTGYVLPKNRKSSSLLCRPHFFSSEEIVGFFNACDSLRPRKENPGREIILPAAFRLLYCCGLRPIEAIRLKTEHVNTREGYVDILESKHHKDRRLHLSKEMAAYLAQYQQEIERVWPMHTYFFPKDLHNCFGNAYLRSNFKVIWNIANRESSASPVRLYDLRHHFAFANLNRWIQEGKNVDSMILYLMKCMGHVSLDSTYYYLHHTSESLIRCRKRRDVIKTRGESLTWDEPGGYLLTVQVVAGMKVA from the coding sequence ATGCGTGAAAAAGAATGCCTTTTGGATGAATTAATGCAGGAGTTCATTGCCTTCAAGCGTTCTATGGGATATGCCTATGGGCAGGAAGCCTACCACCTCGTTAAGTTCAAAGAGCTATGTTACAGCATGGGGTGCTATGATATTCCCGGAAAGAAAGAATTCCAGCTGTGGATGATGCGAAAGCCATCAGAGTTGCCACAAAGTCAGCATCGTCGGGTTTCTTCTGCAAGAGGATTTCACATTTACTTGCGTAAGATGAGCATTGATACAGGTTATGTCCTGCCGAAGAATAGAAAATCATCCAGTCTTCTATGTCGGCCTCATTTTTTTAGCTCCGAAGAAATCGTCGGATTTTTCAATGCTTGCGACTCCCTTCGGCCACGCAAGGAAAACCCTGGTCGGGAAATTATTCTACCAGCTGCATTCCGGTTGCTTTACTGTTGCGGCCTGCGGCCAATCGAAGCCATCCGGCTGAAGACAGAACATGTGAATACAAGGGAAGGCTACGTGGACATCCTTGAGTCAAAACACCATAAGGACAGGCGGTTGCACCTAAGCAAAGAGATGGCAGCCTATCTCGCTCAGTACCAACAAGAAATTGAAAGAGTCTGGCCGATGCACACTTACTTTTTCCCCAAAGACCTTCACAATTGCTTCGGAAACGCATACCTAAGGTCCAATTTCAAGGTAATCTGGAACATTGCCAACAGAGAATCTAGCGCCTCACCGGTTCGGTTATACGATCTCAGGCACCATTTCGCATTCGCTAACTTGAATCGATGGATCCAGGAAGGAAAAAATGTTGACTCAATGATCCTGTATCTAATGAAATGCATGGGGCATGTATCCCTTGATAGTACCTATTACTATCTGCATCACACAAGTGAATCACTGATAAGGTGTCGAAAGCGTAGGGATGTCATCAAAACCAGGGGGGAGTCGTTAACCTGGGATGAGCCTGGAGGATACCTGCTTACTGTCCAGGTGGTGGCCGGCATGAAGGTGGCGTGA
- a CDS encoding tyrosine-type recombinase/integrase translates to MELLLKEHVSRVLQLQSDAGYKDSTISFYRIAYNRLEALAEQMGIDRFNEKLARAFLKDRIDRRTGTICKSRCHLQNIAVRRLREYADTGQINWKNNMHHKQIRKTPDSLSFQLLSRAYLSILSDEGKKQNTVNGYRNVSTSFLQFCERQSISDLSTLKPTVVVNFFKELSQTWSALSMRTAAPALRSFLDFVNAPIEAVQAIPLNCPRKTVIPQVLTEDQEDRLWNTLCANETSARDRALVMLLFVTGLRPVDVVNLMLEDLNWKKEVIHLVQRKTGRPLMLPIAPSVGNAIVEYVTTHRPPSPYRNVFLKTMAPYTPLKDHAACYAIIKSVFHRAGIKRTDPSGGARLFRCGTASNLLKAGVSFNHIAACLGHSDHDSAHAYLSVDRHRMLQCILPLPQKGEAGEGHA, encoded by the coding sequence ATGGAACTATTACTGAAAGAACATGTATCTCGCGTGCTACAGCTGCAATCGGATGCCGGGTATAAAGATTCAACGATTAGTTTTTACAGGATCGCATACAACCGATTGGAAGCATTGGCAGAACAGATGGGAATTGACAGGTTTAATGAAAAACTTGCCAGAGCTTTTTTGAAAGATCGTATTGACCGAAGAACCGGTACAATCTGTAAAAGCAGGTGTCATCTGCAGAACATTGCGGTTAGACGACTGAGGGAGTATGCTGATACCGGGCAGATTAACTGGAAAAACAACATGCACCACAAACAAATCAGAAAAACCCCGGACTCATTATCCTTTCAGCTATTGTCAAGAGCCTATCTATCTATTCTGTCAGACGAAGGGAAGAAGCAAAATACGGTTAATGGGTATCGGAACGTGTCTACTTCATTTCTGCAATTCTGTGAGAGACAAAGCATATCAGATCTTTCAACACTTAAGCCCACCGTAGTCGTGAATTTTTTCAAAGAACTGTCTCAAACTTGGTCTGCCCTCAGCATGAGGACGGCTGCACCAGCACTGAGGTCATTCCTAGACTTTGTAAACGCACCTATTGAGGCTGTGCAGGCAATTCCACTGAATTGCCCACGAAAAACCGTCATCCCGCAGGTGCTTACAGAAGATCAGGAAGACAGGCTGTGGAACACTTTGTGTGCCAATGAAACTTCTGCCAGAGATCGGGCTTTGGTCATGCTTCTTTTTGTCACAGGCCTACGGCCAGTGGATGTCGTGAATCTAATGCTTGAAGACCTTAACTGGAAAAAGGAAGTGATCCATCTTGTTCAGCGAAAAACTGGAAGACCCTTGATGCTTCCCATTGCTCCGTCTGTGGGAAACGCAATAGTTGAATATGTTACTACACACCGTCCTCCATCTCCATATCGGAATGTATTTCTGAAAACAATGGCACCTTACACGCCATTAAAAGATCATGCGGCGTGCTATGCTATCATTAAAAGCGTGTTTCATCGTGCGGGTATTAAACGGACAGATCCATCGGGCGGTGCCCGATTATTCCGATGCGGAACGGCATCAAACTTATTGAAAGCTGGCGTTTCATTCAATCACATTGCGGCCTGTCTGGGACATTCAGATCATGACAGCGCCCATGCCTACTTGTCAGTTGACAGACATAGGATGCTACAGTGTATACTCCCACTCCCCCAAAAAGGAGAGGCGGGTGAGGGCCATGCGTGA